In Glycine soja cultivar W05 chromosome 10, ASM419377v2, whole genome shotgun sequence, the genomic stretch GCaaataggaaacaaaaatacgcggccaatcgtgaccggtcatcgtcttaccttggttgatttctgccattgattTGTCTTGACTTCGGACCGTGGCCCGTTGATTCTACTctttgctatcacaagatatgcatgtgcatgtgcacgTATGAATGTtgctaatgcgatgattttattttagtgaaggttGGTtaggtttaattttaaaataagcgtttgggggcacccccatacaccgagcgaagagggctcatgcTTATGACAAAACTAAAACACAAAGCTTGAAACATCAAAGGGGGGACTAAAACCCCGCCCATCTTTccttttcaaagaaacgagacaaatacagtgaatgggaatccctagaggaaaccaaaaggaacGAGAAAAACTCAGAAAAAAAACGTGCGACGGttctctcgattgccccagactttaAGCGTCATATCgcttaactacatcggagttcacgggcgaaggcaattcctcgccatccatgtgggtgagtatcagagcacccccagaaaaagctcttttcacaacgaaaggtccttcataattcggggctgatgtgccatcattttcttctattttctaaaccctttttgcaccattttaattattgattggtcttaattgtcaattaattaggcagttttattatttgggctcaattagctaatttgatgtttttaatctaatttcaggaattaatgaaacattgggcttaatccggattttggttgtggacttgaagagggcaaataaagcagcgcttaccttagttaatttctaattaggaaatttcgcaattttattttatgttgttcagtgtttatttcgttttgggccagagtattgtaacagggcccagtgactttgagtgactctttttaaatagctgccttgggattcatgcagggcattctattctgttatgctattcattattcagagctttgttttagggttttcgtttttctgttttgacgtttctgagttcgtaatgcaattttacgttttctgcttctaattacaatttcgttcttgcttcttcttctactctcatttacgtttctgttccattttacatttctgttcgtttacgtttctgttcatttacgtttccgttcatttacgtttctgcttcaattgcgttttctatttgaatccatggaaggctagattttctggtgttgtttcctcttgaggacgaagcccaactctctttgaggtttcgcttgtaatgtggtttcctggcagttctcccttcaccagtatcccaaattcgtgaatattaatcagtgcacgcttcgtgttcgattaattgcctctgagtctaacttgcgttcatgcttaatggacgaagggctaactggtgtatgtggtgcctaatcacgtattgaaaaccctaagttgattttcgcttagtaaattgaaatagggttggattaagtggttgactgttagggacgaattctctaacccaggataagagaatggcttctgaatcagaggaaacaacccgtttttaatattagtagtttcgaatttcagtttacttgttctgctctttaatcacaaaacaaacaaacccccccccccaatcgttactgttactgcaagtatattatgaacatttggtttgtcactgctcgttgggaaacgacctaggatcacttcctagttactgcattttcatgtttatttgattcgggtacggcttcgatcaaatttggcaccgttgccggggagcagtgtccaaaggttcataatagctagctagtgttgtgtgtttaatcctttcgtgttttatgtttaatttttagtattgtgttagtatgtgtgttagtgttgtttagtgtcctggtattttgtttaatgtgtgttatgtttcagtttttccattaagcgtttcccctgtttcaatcttggttgttttgctgtgaagattgtgcttgaaaacagagtagtagtagaaatcagcttgcggaaaaacagagtagtagtagaaatcaattagagacggattttagcgaccacccatgctgaattatttgagattttttgttttagtagctagggttgttatttttggctgaatttttttgtggtaacttcttttaatccatattgtgtgggaaaaatagctagagcctttagtttggtcagatttgaaagttccaaaaaactagcaaattttgtgtttgtcaaaacttcaaacggccataacttttgctccggttatcagaatcgcaattattatatatgcatttggggtagaaaaaactTTCCTACGCCATGGCAGCCCGCCATAGGCCgactgaggtctccatcgtccaaaaaaagcgattctgtcaaaagttttttatttttcaagttttattcacttatttttcttaacctaccatttttagctttcatagttagactttgaatttttgtctgaaatttttgtgctatcttctcatcattttatagggttgctcacaaaatttcaagtcatttggatatcatttgagggtagctgtagttcaaacctacacctttatttacatgacaaggcaactagttgtgtgcatgctgaatgtagtgtatgactagaggcaatccatctgacttacaaccctttgatcctgagatagataggacatttcatagattagttaggcatcattttataccttttgatcattctgagcattccataactggtgaatctgtgcattatgttattggtgattttgaacatcctgatcttgagcattataattttgagcattctgattttgcacattctgagaacatggcacaacctccacctcgtcagaggactctaagggaaatggctgcacctgatttcacctacgaaagcttgtgcatccaataccctgatgaggatgtcccatatgttcttaaaactggactaattcatttgcttccaaagtttcatggccttgcaggtgaagacccgcacaaacatttgaaggaatttcatattgtctgctccaccatgaaacccccagatgtccaagaggatcacatatttctgaaggcttttcctcattcattagagggagtggcaaaggactggttgtattaccttgctccaaggtccatcacgagctgggatgaccttaagagagtattcttagaaaaatttttccctgcttccaggaccacagccatcaggaaagatatctcaggtattagacagctcagtggagagagcctgtatgagtactgggagcgatttaagaaactatgtgccagttgccctcaccatcagatttcagaacagcttcttctccaatatttttatgaaggactcagtaatatggagagaagtatgatagatgctgccagtggtggagcccttggagacatgactcctgctgaagccagaaatttaattgagaagatggcctccaactctcagcagtttagcgccagaaatgatgccatagtcattagaggagtgcatgaggtagctacaaacccatctgcatcatctgaaactaagaagcttgaaggcaaactggatgcattggttaacttggtaacccagctggccttgaatcagaaatttgtacctgtcgcaagggtttgtggtttgtgctcctctgctgaccaccatacagacctttgcccttccatgcagcaacctggagcaattgagcagcctgaagcttatgctgcaaatatttacaatagacctcctcaacctcagcagcaaaatcaaccacagcagaacaattatgacctttccagcaacagatacaacaatggatggaggaatcaccctaacctcagatggtccagccctcagcaacaacagcagcctgctccttccttccaaaatgctgctggcccaagcagaccatacattcctccaccaatccaacaacagcaacaaccccagaaacagccaacagttgaggcccctccacaaccttccctcgaagaacttgtgaggcaaatgactatgcagaacatgcagtttcagcaagagaccagagcctccattcagagcttaaccaatcagatgggacaattggctacccaattgaatcaacaacagtcccagaattctgacaagctgccttctcaagctgtccaaaatcccaaaaatgtcagtgccatttcattgaggtcgggaaagcaatgtcaaggacctcaacccgtagcaccttcctcatctgcaaatgaacctgccaaacttcactctattccagaaaaaggtgatgacaaaaatttacctaacaatttctgtgcaggtgaatcttcttccacaggtaattctgatttgcagaagcagcacattccccctcttccattccctccaacctcttccattccctccaagagcagtttccaacaaaaaaatggaagaggcagagaaagagatcttggaaacgtttagaaaggtagaggtaaacatacctctgttggatgcaataaagcaaattccaagatatgccaaattcttgaaggagctgtgcactaataagcggaagcttaaaggaagtgaacggattagcatgggcagaaatgtctccgcattgattggtaaatctgttcctcaaattcctgaaaaatgcaaagatccaggtacattcagcataccttgtatcatagggaatagtaagtttgacaatgccatgctagatttaggagcttctgttagtgttatgcctctgtctatttttaattctctatctctaggtcccttgcagtcaactgatgtggtaattcatttagctaacagaagtgttgcctatcctgttggtttcatagaagatgtcttagttagagttggtgaactgattttccctgttgatttttatatcttgaatatggaagatggattttctcaaggatcagttcccatcattctaggcagaccctttatgaaaactgctagaactaagatagatgtttatgcaggcacactgtccatggagtttggtgatataactgttcattttaatattctggatgctatgaaatacccatctgaagatctttctgtatttcgtgctgaaataattgaccatgttgttgatgaatacatgactgatctttattctaatctgcatgcctctcactcttcatgcattgagtctgaaattgtacttgatcatatgtctgaatttgatgctgagagtgaatctgagagtgatattgattgcatgcctggtggtggtgttttacctcttgagattgattttatagagtcagataggactaaccatgtttcaggaagtacacatacctctgactttctttatgaggtaaagatctccttctaccactgtccagccgaccacaccagaattgaagcctctgccatcaaatttaaaatacgcttacttggatgatagcaagagttttccagtgattatatctgcctcccttgctgatgagcaagaggagaagttgttgtcagttctcaagaagcataagaaggctataggctggaccctggcggacattcctggtattagcccatccacatgtatgcatcgaataaatttagaagatggagctaaaccagtaagacagccacagagaagactcaacccggtgattcttgatgtagtgaagaaggagataaccaagcttttgcaagctggaatcatttatcctatctccgacagccaatgggttagtcccgtccaggtagtcccaaaaaagactggcctcatagtgatcagaaatgagaaggaggagctgattcctactcgggtgcagaacagttggagagtctgcattgactataggaggctgaaccaggttaccaaaaaggaccattttccctgccattcattgaccagatgcttgaacgcctggcaggtaaatcccactactgtttccttgatggtttttctggttatatgcaaattactattgctcctgaggatcaggaaaagaccacattcacctgccccttcggcacttttgcttataggaggatgcctttcggcctgtgcaatgcccctggtaccttccagtggtgcatgattagtattttcagtgattttttagaaaattgcatagaggtgtttatggatgatttcactgtatatggatcctcttttgatggttgtttgaatagtttggaaaaagttttgaatagatgcattgaaactaaccttgttctaaattttgaaaaatgtcattttatggttgagcaaggtatagttttaggccacattatttccaataagggtattgaagtagatcctgcaaaaatttctgttatttcacaattgccttacccctcttgtgtgcgagaggtgcgatcttttcttggtcatgcaggattctacaggcgctttataagggattttagcaaagtagcccttccactgtccaacttgttgcaaaaggaggtggagtttgactttaatgacagatgcaaagaggcttttgattgcctcaaaagagcgttgactaccacccccatcatccaggcacccgattggacagccccttttgagcttatgtgtgatgcatcaaattatgcattgggggctgtccttgctcagaaaattgataaattgcccagggtgatatattatgcttctaggactttagatgctgcccaagcaaattatactactactgagaaagagcttctagccatagtttttgctcttgaaaaatttcgatcttatttgcttggtactcgcattattgtttatactgaccatgcagctctaaagtacttgttgaagaaggctgattctaagcctaggttgatccgatggatgcactggctccaagagtttgacttggagatccgtgataggagcggagcacaaaatctagttgctgatcatttgagtcggatcgaacgtgtctctgatgcagattcacctattcgggatgatttcccggatgatcatttgtatatattgtataatatttctgactctctttctactccctggtttgctaacattgtcaattatttagttgcctctgtttttcctcccttagcatctaaggcccaaaaagataagattaaaagtgatgctaagcattttatttgggatgacccctacttgtggaaattgtgcagtgatcaggtcactagacggtgcattccagatcatgagactgactcagtcctgcagttctatcattcttccgcaccgggaggtcatctgggtgttcaaaggacagctcgcaaagtgcttgattgtggtttttattggcccaccatctttaaagatgcgtggaagatctgcagcacttgtgagtagtgtcagagagcaggaaatacacttacatggcaacaacaaatgcctcagcaacctatgctattctgtgaggtgtttgatgtctggggtatagatttcatgggtccttttcctgtctcttttggttatgtttacattctccttgcagttgactatgtttcaaaatgggtggaagccaagcccactagaactaatgatgctaaagttgtcgcagactttgtcaggtctaatctgttttgcaggtttggagtacctaaagcaattgttagtgatcaaggaacccatttttgcaacaggacaatacatgccctgcttaaaaagtacggggtggtacacagggtatccacaccataccacccccagactaatggacaggcagaaatttctaacagggaaatcaagagaattctagagaagattatgcagccaagcaggaaagattggagtaccaggcttgatgatgctctctgggcacatcggactgcctacaaagcacccataggaatgtctccttatcgggttgtctttggaaaggcatgtcatcttccagtggaaattgagcacaaagcatactgggtagtgaagacttgcaacttctctatggatcaagctggcgaggaaaggaagttgcaactgagtgagttagatgaaatctgcctagacgcctacgagaatgccaagttctacaaagaaaagaccaagaagttccatgatagcatgatagttaaaaaagactttgtggttgggcaaaaagtgttattgtataactctaggcttggactcatgagtggtaagttgaggcctaagtggattggtccttttgttgttactaatgtttttccttatggtacagttgagatcaaaagcgactccacaaacaagagcttcaaggtcaacggacatcgacttaagccattcctcacgaacccttctttagtggacgtagtggtggaagagacttccttactccaccctactcttcctccaccatgacttagggagtttttcttttcctatctccttctttgcttttattacacttgtccgattctctttgatgatttaattgtttttaatcttttaattgtgctacattgaggacaatgtgttgtttaagtatggggggggagtgttctttggttttgctagttttgttggttttgttaatttgttagttgtgttaatttgttaatgttgttagtttcgtcggattttcagtttaatattttgggtcaatttcgtgtgcacgtacgactttgcatgtttttctttgaattataggatatgttcaaaaaatgggtaattgttttgaaaataaaagttcttgacagcGATTcggcctcgattatctttaacagcgtgggacatcttctttagcacgaggtccccctcgttgaacttgcgcgggcgtactttcttgtcgaatgcgttctttatccttcgttgatacaaacgcccatggctcatggtgaccaaacgcttaccttcaataaggttaagttggtcgtagcgtgcttgagcccactctgactcttctaggcctgactcagcctttatcctctgagaaggaacttctacctcaaatgggagtactgcctccatcccataaaccaaggaatacggcgttgccccagtagaagttcgtaccgaggttctgtatccgtgtagggcgaaaggcaacatctcatgccaatccttgtatgacaccgtcatcttttgaacaatcttcttaatgttcttattcgcagcctctacggccccattcatctttggccgataaggggtagagttatgatgctggatcttgaagtcttcgcacatctcctgcatcatcttattgttcagattggtgccattgtcggtaatgatcttcctggggagtccgtatcgacaaatcaactccttctttatgaacctaactaccacattccttgtgacgtTAGTATAGGaggctgcttcgacccatttgttgaagtaatctatcgccacaagaatgaatcGGTGACCATTTGACGCTTTGGGTtctatggccccaatgacatctattccccacatagaaaaaggccaaggggaggacataacattcagaggatgtggcggaacattgacgttGTCCgtgtatgcctgacatttatgacacttccttacatgagcgcaacaatcactttccatggtgagccaataataaccggccctaaggatttttctggccatagcatgcccattggcatgtgtcccaaaggaaccctcgtggatctcctcaatcatgaagttcacctccttggcatctacgcatcgtaggagggtcatgtcgtggtttcgtttgtacaggatggtaccacttacaaagaaaccagtagccaatctcctcaacgtccttttgtcattgtcagaaatccctggtgggtattccttgttctcgacatactgcttgatgtcgaaataccacggtttcccatcccgctcttcctctattgcataacaatatgccggcttgccttgagatttgaattcgatgtatggtagatccccgtgtggggcaagctgaaacatggatgccagggtggctagcgCGTCAGCCATCTGATTCttttcccgaggtatgtggtggaaggaaacgtcgtcaaagtacttggctaacctcaagatgtaagtttgatagggtatcaacttcgaatccctagtttcccattctccgttcaactggcgtatgaccaaagctgagtctccatacaccttgagtagttttacatcaaaatcaatggccgcctggaccccgagggcgcatgcttcgtactcggccatattgttggtacaatcaaaacctagcctagctgTGAAAGGagtacactgatcatccggggatacaaggactgcccctactccgtggcccaaagcatttgatgccccatcgaagcaaacaattcATTTGTCTAGGTCCtcatgcgtccgcttctcttcaaacagggccatgatatcttcatctgggaactcggggtgcatcggccgataatccgttacaggtggcatgagtaccgggggattcgcgagactctgtttgatcttctcgaaagcctcttggcagtcactgttccataggaccGCTTGGATCTTACATAACAGCTTAAACATGGGCTCACAAGTAGGGGTGAGCTGCGAGATGAATCttgcgatataattcaacctgcctaaaaacccccgaacctgcttctctgtgcgcggttccggcatttcaaggatggccttcactttctcgggatctatctctatccctttctgacttacgataaatcctagcagcttgcctgacttcaccccaaaggtgcacttggttgggttcagttttaattggtatttccgcaatcttccaaacagcttacgcagattgacaaggtgttcatccttagtccgagacttggcaatcatgtcatctacgtagacctctatttccttatgcatcatgtcgtggaacaacgtcaccatggcacgttgataggttgccccagcgttTTTCAatccgaaggccatcactttatagcagaaagTCCCCCAGAgagtgacgaaagtggtcttctctacatcttcgggtgccataaATGAGGaaagggcgaacttggctgtattatctaccaatatgtcaatgtgtggcaggggaaagttgtctttaggactggctcggttcaagtcccggtagtctacacacattcgaaccttgccgtcctttttcgggactaggacaatgttggccacccactctgggtaccgtgccacagctaagaaacccgcgtcaaactgcttccttacttcttctttaatttttaaagacatctcgggtttcattcttcgtaacttttgcttaaccggagaagacccaggattcaaaggcaacttatgctgcacaatgtcggaatcgagaccgggcatgtcttgatatgaccatgcaaagacatcttgatactcttcaagaagggttatcaagccatGGCGGATAGGCgtggtcataccggttcctacctttacttctttcttttcctccggggttcccaagtttaccaattcagtctcttcttggtgaggcttcatctCACGTTCTTcttgagcgaccaacctctccaactcttgtgacaggacgtcctcttcctcttcctcgtttatcgtttggcttatatctcgatcgaaatcgattgacAAACCCTCGTCGTTAGGTTCCTCAAAGAATCAACCCTCACATCTAAACAagataaaggaaacaaaaacatgcaaaatgatatgagaaagggtggcactgcaagaacagatgaaacaagatctctttgtttatttaataaggtaggtttcacaaaacaaaagagaaaggaaatctataggctctaattacattgagtccgtggtatagacttctgactggtttatcacgcgccagttccccacttgggaatcggggtggcatggttgcacaaaacttggtgggtttTGAGGGGACTCCTCTTCTATTGtggccacctcctcctcagaCGCCATTCCAGCGCTGGTAAAACattggctaatacggccgggccataccctatccgcccgaaatcttgacggcacgctccttctccccggcatcccgggttcgtaccctaatccatacttgtatggatttccttTAATATCGACCACGttggcattcccgaggcagtctttgcctagacccattccgggctcgaatccgttcctgagcataacacgtgccaccattatggccgcgttggagagagaaggtagcgatgaacttggttccacagaggcgcagctcacaacctcaaaggattggaaagccgtttccaaggattcttccgccgcttctacgtacggtgcggaggaagggcagctcactaacatatcctcttcacccgacactatcactaaaagtccacccactgcaaacttcaatttctggtgaagcgttgatgGGActactcccagggcatgaatccaaggtcttcccaagaggcagctataggtaggatttatatccatcacttgaaacaccacattgcaagtgtgggggcctatctgaatgggaatgtcgatttcccccattacttcccgccgagtaccatcaaaggctcgcaccaccatcgaggtCGGCTTTAaatgtgacgcactaaaaggaagcttttccaaagtggtcttcggcatcacatttaaacttgatccattgtcgataagtacctttgcgacaatgtggtccatacatctcaccgacacatgtagtgccttgttgtgtcctctcccctcagcgggaatctcttcttccgcaaacgcgatgtagttgttggtggttatatgattaacg encodes the following:
- the LOC114371522 gene encoding uncharacterized protein LOC114371522, with amino-acid sequence TGLIHLLPKFHGLAGEDPHKHLKEFHIVCSTMKPPDVQEDHIFLKAFPHSLEGVAKDWLYYLAPRSITSWDDLKRVFLEKFFPASRTTAIRKDISGIRQLSGESLYEYWERFKKLCASCPHHQISEQLLLQYFYEGLSNMERSMIDAASGGALGDMTPAEARNLIEKMASNSQQFSARNDAIVIRGVHEVATNPSASSETKKLEGKLDALVNLVTQLALNQKFVPVARVCGLCSSADHHTDLCPSMQQPGAIEQPEAYAANIYNRPPQPQQQNQPQQNNYDLSSNRYNNGWRNHPNLQSLTNQMGQLATQLNQQQSQNSDKLPSQAVQNPKNVSAISLRSGKQCQGPQPVAPSSSANEPAKLHSIPEKGGTFPLFHSLQPLPFPPRAVSNKKMEEAEKEILETFRKVEVNIPLLDAIKQIPRYAKFLKELCTNKRKLKGSERISMGRNVSALIGKSVPQIPEKCKDPGTFSIPCIIGNSKFDNAMLDLGASVSVMPLSIFNSLSLGPLQSTDVVIHLANRSVAYPVGFIEDVLVRVGELIFPVDFYILNMEDGFSQGSVPIILGRPFMKTARTKIDVYAGTLSMEFGDITVHFNILDAMKYPSEDLSMASRKRKSTASRPQVELERCNLHKRLANLQEGSIDVAVVKEFYANLYSPEDQSPKQVKVRGHLIRIDVDRLNTFLETPVVLEGATLPTYSRFTRMRIDPQEFSTRLYIPGRGFVLNAEGHPWKLLRKDLTTLAQTWSVLSYSNLTPTSHTSDLNMDRARGARKVRARLADVPSSSAPPAPPTSAMPTPAAHDSQRFEAMLQSIHQGQILLLQSLQVVVPLGSILSVEQFIEKVSWPGTVPSTVREGEGPSAQVPQQVHDASSKATIPGAFDFLGAGVKIRPDEAVFPEPIIAVIHETVEAGESQLRQEAATPERTPQTLEDPLSPGMGLSFARQVTDPPTPVHERQADPPTPIMEMLEDPTTPVLRLSSTPPATPVLHLIDEEDMQDQDTQGT